In a genomic window of Rhododendron vialii isolate Sample 1 chromosome 12a, ASM3025357v1:
- the LOC131309846 gene encoding hydroxyphenylpyruvate reductase-like, translating into MTEMNAALTAGCALPDTRSCETTPCPFIYHQAMKQASKGLVSQSSLKMEGIGVLMMCPMSSYLEQQLQNRFKLLRPWDSSSSEFLRLNLHSVRAVVGNAACGADSELIDSLPSLEIVASYSVGLDKIDLGKCEERGIRVTNTPDVLTDDVADVAIGLALATLRKICGCDRFVRSGLWRDGDFQLGSKFSGKSVGIVGLGRIGTAIALRAEAFGCSISYHSRSQKPYPCYKFYPNIIDLALNSQILIVACSLTKETRHIINREVINALGPKGVLINIGRGPHVDEPELVSALLEGRLGGAGLDVFENEPEVPEELFGLENVVLLSHVGSDSVETCMTMADLVIGNLEAHFCKKPLLTPVI; encoded by the exons ATGACTGAGATGAATGCCGCATTGACCGCAGGATGTGCACTACCGGACACTCGTTCCTGCGAAACCACGCCCTGTCCTTTCATTTATCACCAAGCAATGAAGCAAGCAAGCAAAGGGCTTGTCAGTCAGTCTTCTCTCAAAATGGAGGGCATAGGAGTGCTAATGATGTGTCCAATGTCATCGTACCTCGAACAGCAACTCCAAAACCGATTCAAACTCCTCAGACCATGGGATTCTTCCTCGTCGGAGTTCCTGAGACTGAATCTTCATTCAGTTCGAGCGGTGGTCGGCAACGCGGCGTGCGGGGCCGACTCCGAGTTGATCGACTCCCTTCCGAGTCTGGAAATCGTGGCGAGTTACAGCGTGGGTTTGGATAAGATCGATTTGGGCAAGTGTGAGGAGAGAGGGATTAGGGTTACGAATACCCCCGATGTGCTTACGGACGACGTCGCTGACGTGGCAATTGGGCTTGCTTTGGCGACGTTGAGGAAGATTTGTGGGTGTGATCGGTTTGTGAGAAGTGGGTTGTGGAGGGATGGTGATTTCCAGTTGGGTTCCAAG TTCAGTGGTAAATCAGTCGGCATTGTTGGATTGGGCAGGATCGGTACAGCAATCGCACTGAGAGCTGAAGCATTCGGCTGCTCCATCAGTTACCACTCCCGGTCTCAAAAACCCTATCCCTGTTACAAATTCTACCCAAACATCATCGACTTGGCATTGAACTCTCAAATCCTCATCGTCGCATGTTCTCTCACCAAAGAAACCCGTCACATCATCAATCGTGAAGTCATCAACGCTTTGGGACCAAAGGGAGTTCTCATCAACATCGGAAGGGGCCCACACGTCGATGAGCCCGAACTTGTGTCTGCTTTGCTTGAAGGCCGGCTGGGAGGGGCCGGGCTTGATGTGTTTGAGAATGAGCCTGAGGTCCCGGAGGAATTGTTTGGGTTAGAAAATGTGGTGCTCCTCTCCCACGTCGGAAGTGATTCTGTTGAAACTTGCATGACTATGGCGGACCTTGTGATCGGAAACTTGGAGGCACATTTTTGCAAGAAGCCACTGTTGACTCCAGTCATTTGA